In Sporichthya polymorpha DSM 43042, a genomic segment contains:
- a CDS encoding L,D-transpeptidase family protein — MDGRPPTRHAAPRRRRFGARAGRFLLTGGAAIVCALGVTGALDPSTHVSEATAITPTTFGVQPGPLKAAVAKGARDAAAATPAWAQGLPQDTTQVLRTVRTDRWCKQIWCARTEAWERVDGVWRIATRGSGENARPMVVRSQIGQNGFASPGVRRQGDMRTPSGVYGVVTTFSTTKHSPTAMPWRRRLPTSVVSDARGRTYNTWIEVKGARGGDRRMMSWGLWMDWNNPRLAVGQGLAPVPGRGSGIFMHTSNAGAPWVPTAGCVQLGNPADMEWVVRWLRPEANPRIVNNR; from the coding sequence ATGGACGGACGCCCACCCACCAGGCACGCCGCCCCCCGCCGACGCCGGTTCGGCGCGCGGGCCGGCCGGTTCCTGCTGACCGGGGGAGCGGCGATCGTGTGCGCGCTGGGGGTCACCGGGGCGCTGGACCCGTCCACGCACGTCTCCGAGGCCACCGCGATCACCCCGACGACGTTCGGCGTCCAGCCGGGCCCGCTGAAGGCCGCTGTGGCCAAGGGCGCCCGGGACGCCGCGGCCGCGACCCCGGCCTGGGCGCAGGGCCTCCCGCAGGACACCACGCAGGTCCTGCGGACCGTCCGGACCGACCGCTGGTGCAAGCAGATCTGGTGCGCCCGGACCGAGGCCTGGGAGCGGGTCGACGGCGTCTGGCGCATCGCGACCCGTGGCAGCGGGGAGAACGCGCGCCCGATGGTCGTGCGCTCCCAGATCGGTCAGAACGGTTTCGCCTCGCCCGGCGTGCGGCGCCAGGGCGACATGCGCACGCCCAGCGGCGTCTACGGGGTCGTCACGACGTTCTCCACCACCAAGCACAGCCCGACGGCGATGCCGTGGCGCCGGCGGCTGCCAACGTCGGTGGTCAGCGACGCCCGCGGCAGGACGTACAACACGTGGATCGAGGTCAAGGGCGCTCGCGGCGGTGACCGGCGAATGATGAGCTGGGGCCTCTGGATGGACTGGAACAACCCGCGGCTGGCGGTCGGACAGGGGCTGGCCCCGGTGCCCGGGCGCGGGAGCGGCATCTTCATGCACACCTCGAACGCCGGCGCCCCCTGGGTCCCGACCGCCGGGTGCGTCCAGCTCGGCAACCCCGCG